gatggcGGTGGAGCAGATAACcgcctgcagcccatggaggatggcGGTGGAGCAGATAACcgcctgcagcccatggaggatggcGGTGGAGCAGATAACcgcctgcagcccatggaggatggcGGTGGAGCAGATAACcgcctgcagcccatggaggatggcGGTGGAGCAGATAACcgcctgcagcccatggaggaccccatgccagagcaggtggatgcacccaaaggaggctgtgacccccgTGGGtgggaccccaggctggagcaggggcagagtgagaggagtcctccccctgaggaggaaggagcggcagagacaccatgtgaggaactgaccacaacccccattccccatccccctgtgctgctggggggggaggagggagagaaatcaggagtgacgttaagcccaggaagaaaggaaggatggGGTGAAGGcagttttaagatttggttttatttctcattatcctagtCTGATTtcattggtaataaattaatttccccaagctgagttttgcccatgacggtaattcatagaatcatagaatctttaaggttggaaaagatgtctaagatcatcaagtccaaacatcaacccaacaccaccatgtctactaaaccatgtcccgaagtgccacgtctacaaattggtgagtgatctctccctgtccttatcccgaCCCACAAAcctttcactgtattttctctcccctgcccagctgaggaagggagtgacagagcggctttggggggcacctggcatcAAGCtggggtcagcccaccacaggaTCACTCAGAGTCTTCATTGCAGTGGGTCCGCAAAATAGCGATGTCTGCctggagagaggcaggaaaaggaTTTGGCTCAGCACTGCTACATGGGCAAACTCTTGGGTGAAAGCCCTGGCTgtcatcaccaccaccacctccattCATCACTGAAAGTCAGCTCCAGACAGCAACTCAGCAGTCCAAGGAGAAAAGACAACTCGTGGAATCGCCCTGGGGCGCGGGGCTCTCCCAGGCACGCTCAGGCAGCGGAGGGAGGGACGCTGCTCTGAGCATCCGCGCTCCTGGGGTTCAGCTCACCGTCAAGTTTACTTCCAGGAAACGGAAATCCAGGTTCACTCTGCTGGGTTTTTGCAATCTGTCAGAGCCAACCAGGACTGAAATACTGTcgtatttaaaaattatgcagaaaaataaatgcatctggCAACTAGCTATTGCTTTCTCCATGGTGCTTCTGGTATAAGCTCTGTCCCTGCTACTGAATTTACTGTTCCTtcagtgctgctggtggggggcACTCCCACATCGGGGTAGCTGTGAGGCTAAAGGGAAGTTAAAAAACCTGTCTGGCGGTGGCCGTGCCCCATTTTGCCACGCACGCTGCCCGCAGGCAGCCCAGGAAATACCAGCAGATTCTTTACAGCGGCCGTTACCTGCAGCTTCCAGCATCTACTGCCTATCCTGAAGGAaattaaggaaattaatttttcttcaatgaAAGGACTAAGAACTGTAATTAATGAAGGGtaaagaaagaagattttaGGCTAGGCGATTTGCAGGCAGCACGCgcagcagcaggactgcagcAGCTTGTCTCAGCCTGTGTCCgcaagcagagcacagcaagTAACCCAGAGTGATCCACAAAAATCCCCGCAAGTTCCTGCGGGCAGCAAGCCCTTCTGCAGCCCTCTAGGGCTCCAGGCAGATCAAACAGgatttctgctctgcagcaccagGTTTTGGGGTCGGGATGTATGCAGCAGCACGGCAGTCAGCTGGTGCCATGTGCACTAAGGGCAACGTTTGCAAATGGCAGTTCTGCCACGCTGGAGGCGGTGGGGAAGGACAACGGAAAGCAGCAGTTTCACGTGCTTTGGAGGCACAGCAAAGCCAGGTGAGCCCTGCATACAGCGTTAGTCATGTTCGAGACAACTGTGGAAAAGGGATGAGCGGTAGTGAAGTATGAAGCCACAAACCCcatggaagagagaaaaaattatcattaacCTAACCACACACAGAGTGGttaggaaggaaaataagaaacttCACTTGGAAAGTACAGCCAACATCTGAAAGGTGCCCACTGAGTGGGTCAAGGTCATAAGAAAGCATTAGGGAGCAGGTTATAGGCAGCAAACTGGAAATGAGCTTGTGCTCTGATGTGGAGGGAATAATTCTACCTGGCCGCTGCCCTCCCCGTTTAAGCGGGGCTGGACTATTTGCCTTGCTCCTTTTGCAGCGGCCAAACTCCGGCACTGGAACTGCCTGCGTGGGGCTCATCCTGTGCTGGCCATGGCTTCTGCCGGCGTGGCGCATGagaggcaggcagctgggcGGAGGAGAGCGATGACCTTCCCTTGcgagggggaggaggcagcagcttcCTGCCCACAGAGCGAGCGAGAGGCGCCTTGCTGCTAccactttctgtttctcttcccgCCAGtgccctccctccagccctcgGCCCTGTACTGTACCTCAGGTGCCATGGCTGACCTAGGTGCTGTGGCCACGTTTGAGGAGGACCTGACCTGTCCCATCTGCCTGAGCATTTACAGCAACCCCGTGTCCCTGAGCTGTGGTCACAGCTTCTGCAAGAAGTGCATCCAGGAGGCGCAGAGCCACCAGCATGGCCCGCAGAGCCTTTTCAGCTGCCCGCTGTGCTGCGCCCAGGCAGGCCCCGCTATGGAGCTGCAGCCCAACATCCAGCTCCGCAGCATAGTGCAGAAGTTTTTGGATGCTCCCACtcatgaagaggagaaaaatagtgAAGTGCAACGTGAAGAGAAGGGGGAAAGTTCGGCCCAGCAAGACGAGGTGATCCTGTGTGATTTCTGCCTTCAGGAGCCCCAGCCAGCCTTGAAGACCTGCCTGAGCTGTGAGGCCTCCCTGTGCCAAGCCCACCTGAGCAAGCACAGTACAAATAACTCCCTGAAAGACCATGTCCTGATGGAGCCCTGTAATGCACTGGGTTTGGCTGAGAGGAGATGCTCCCAGCATGGCAAACTGCTGGAATGCTACTGCAAGACAGACTCGGTTTGCATCTGCATGCTGTGCTGTGTCACCAGCACCCACAAGAACCACAAGATCATCGCTTTGGAGGAGGCTCATAGACAAGCACAGGTAAGAGGCTGCCAGGACAGTGGCCAGGGCACGGATTGCACTAGGAAAACCACAGGGGTCTGGCACGGAGAGCTGCCTGTAGCACAGGGATGAAATACCTCCCCAGTTTCAGATGCGCAGACTCAGGGTGGGGCTAAATCTCCATCTTGGGATATCGGCCTGTTATTCCTAGTTTTGTCCCGGGTTCCCTCTGGGCTTGCCCCTCAGAGTATAAAACAACATGTTATAAATACTTTCTTCTCATCCTGAGGAGCCAGACTGGTGGGACTGAGCGCTCATGGCTATGCTTTTAGTCCTTGGAGCACTTGCAAAGCCAGAAGATCAGCCTGAGCTGCatttatgcaaagaaaattaatgacagAGCAACGGAAAGGAAGCTATCAGCATGGAAAGTAGCTTTGTGTGTGGCTACTGCACATGAacagttttcagtttcaaaatgtCTTTCCCATGCTTGTAATTGTGGTATTTGTTCAGGGATAAAAATCTTCCAGTAAACCTTTAAGTATTGATTTGTCCTGAGAGCATGCAGTGAGCAAACATTTTGCAGGTCTAGCTTAACCATTTCCATAAAATTACTGATCTCAGGCATGTGTGTCGGTCCCAGGCTGATATCTCCCTCCGATTATTTTTAtagagtgtttttcctgaaactctgaaaacaatgaaaagacaCGAAGCGGCGCTGAATCAAAGCATAGCAAGCCTGCTGAAACAAGAAGAGGAAGTAAAGGTTTGTTCCAAGTTCCCATATCACTTCAGGGACGATCGCGTGCTGGTAGCTGATaaggttttcttttgtctgttcCCAGATGACGGATTCTGAAGCTTTTTTAGTTCTGGGTAGTTTCTCAGCTATTTTCTAGGTTTCTTCTTTGAGGGAGGATGATGAACAACTTTCCTATCATTCTGGGAAGTACATTTCTAGTTTGCAAAGGACCTTTGAGCTTACAAGTTGCTGTTCAGTCCATGCCTCCTGATTGGTGGGTGgtggttggctttttttccccccccaaccTTATTCAATTTGTAGActctaaaatatttatggaaaagaTACAGACCATCTTataatgattttctttctctttaaaacaagaaaTCCTTTTAGGTTAGCCTGTGGTTCTAAAAAGTTGGTAGGAATGAGGTTAAAAGATTGCCCCAAAGTGTCTGATTTTTGCTCCCAGCATGTAAATACATCTCTAAAAGCTCTGAAAGAACAGGGAATTTAACACAGGTCTCCAAATGCTAGTTCATTCTGCTTGGGCAGAATTGGCACTTGCCTTCCTCCACAGTAAAAGTGATGGGACTATAAGTCCTGGCACTGGGCAAAGGAAATGTTCCCTTCTCGTCTGAAGACAAGCCGGTACCTGTCGGCAGTGTCCTGCCCGGCAGCGCAGCTGCTGTCAAACAGTGCTTGGCGGAGGCTGCAAGCagagaaattcttttttctcacCCAGCCTTAAAAGGACCAAAGGCAATGTATCTGTAGAAAAATACCAGTGCAGAATGAGGAAATATGTACCTAGTGGAAAGCCTTCAGCGAGCATCATGCAAGAAGCActactttttcatctttttctggtCAGGTGCCAGATGCTGGGGAAGGCCACTTATGTCACTTGGCCTTTCTGCTGTCAGTGGGACATCTTGGTTTGTTGTTATATGGAGAGGCACTAAATTAGTAGCTACTTCTCTCAACCCAGAAAAGACCAGGCTCTTTTCTGAGTGCGAGTTAGTATGGAAAATGTAAGATTCAGTCCCTAACAGctttgaaagtgttttcttaaTAGACTAAGGAGAGCTGGCAGAGGAATCAGCTGGAGAGTCTCTTCAAAGACATGCATCAGCAGCTAGATAACAAAAAAGGAGAGATCCTGGAAGTTCTCAGTCGCAACGAGGAGCAACAGCTTTCTCAGATTCAGACGCAGATACAAAAACTCAGAAAGGGGAAGGATGCAGCCAGCCGTGAGGTACAGGAGTTGGAGGCTCTGAGAGATCAGAAAGACCTACTTCTTTTCACCAAGGTACCTAACAGCATCTCCCTTCCCAGAGATACTCAGCTCTTGGGCTGGCCTTTGCCTGTGCTATGCTAATTCTactttcaaaatgtcttttgcaGGCTTTTTCAGCTATTCGAACCAGGTAAGCTCTTCACGAGGTGGTCTAGTATTGCATTACTTGTTGCTTCAGGTGACCGATAGTCCAGCGGTGCAGGTCTGCTAGCCCAGCCTGCGTGCACTGCAGG
This DNA window, taken from Grus americana isolate bGruAme1 chromosome 14, bGruAme1.mat, whole genome shotgun sequence, encodes the following:
- the LOC129212600 gene encoding tripartite motif-containing protein 6-like gives rise to the protein MASAGVAHERQAAGRRRAMTFPCEGEEAAASCPQSEREAPCCYHFLFLFPPVPSLQPSALYCTSGAMADLGAVATFEEDLTCPICLSIYSNPVSLSCGHSFCKKCIQEAQSHQHGPQSLFSCPLCCAQAGPAMELQPNIQLRSIVQKFLDAPTHEEEKNSEVQREEKGESSAQQDEVILCDFCLQEPQPALKTCLSCEASLCQAHLSKHSTNNSLKDHVLMEPCNALGLAERRCSQHGKLLECYCKTDSVCICMLCCVTSTHKNHKIIALEEAHRQAQSVFPETLKTMKRHEAALNQSIASLLKQEEEVKTKESWQRNQLESLFKDMHQQLDNKKGEILEVLSRNEEQQLSQIQTQIQKLRKGKDAASREVQELEALRDQKDLLLFTKAFSAIRTRKHKAVPNKAVVKLSKPTSISMDELTTEITQMLFQQFLSDMQSSFKTPPVHEHLTSSMYQGGGSAYRSNTVIASSLVSFSFGIPYPYSPIPHAQSDQSFSEGCHFWEVDTSNASRWKLGITQPNIECYLQLSNCYLSVFLGQAMISEKNLPAALKVVRVELDCGRNTLSFYNVSVKDGDPAESLELLQRVNIPSKYPARAIFGVSDGSLNLL